The sequence gtcgtcgtcgtcgtcgtcgctgacctgGGCTAACCGCTCCCAGTCGATGACGTCTTCGTCCGACGACTCCGACGCCTCCGCCTGCGGGACCACCCGtggaatcgccgccgccgcctggatcgTTGTTGCCTGCTCGGCGGCCTCCCTCGCAGCCGCCGCTGCCTCTGCAGCCACTGACGGCCGCAGGGCGACGAGGTAACCCTGCGTATCGTCGGGATCGTCGTCCTCCCGAAGAACCAACTGCTCCGGCGGCAGTTccacctccggcggggcggggGGATCGGTGGGCGCCGGCGTAGGTGGTGGAGTGGCCCGACGGCCACGTGCTTCTGGACGGGGGCGCGGGACAAGAAGGCGACGTCGGTCGCCGATGAGGTCTGGCGTGACGCCGGACTCCGCCAGCCGGTACGCGTCGATGACGGCGGCATAGTCCTTGCCGTCCTAGAACGCCTGACGGCCGGCGATGTTGTTGCGGCCGCCGGTCTGCTTCTCCTCCGCGGTGGCGCCGGGCCCGCGCCTCAGGTAGCCGTCCTTGTCGAGTTTCCAGTCGTGCGGAAGACGGCAACCCGGCAGCACGAGGAGCCCAAACCGGTACAGCTCCTCTGTCTCCGGCGTGCTCAGGCTCGACGGCCATGCGCTCGGTCCGTCGTCGCCGCCGGTGCCGGAGCTACTGCCGCCGTGGAACGACATGTCGCCGGCGGCCTTTTGGGAGGTGGAGTCGGGGGAGGAGTGGTGTTTGCGGCGACGGGCGGACGGGGGTGCGATTTATAGGGCAGACGGCGGGGCAGCGGGCAGACGGGTATGAAATGCGACGGGCGGGTGGTTGGGCAACTAATTCGACGGCCGGACGGGCCGGcagtcgagggcggcggcgcggcagacgAGGGGACGGGGCGGCAAGGGGacggacgggacggggcggcgggccGCAGTTCACGCGCCACGACGCGCTTTCACCGGGCGACGCGCGGATTGACCAACCGACGAGCGGATTGACCACCGACGCGGTAAAAAAGACGTATGTCACCACAGTAAAAAAACGCCGTCGGACGCGCGTACACGTACGTACGTCGACGGGCCACGCGGGTACGTCGCGGGGGCGGGGCTGGGGGAGGGGAAGGGGTAATGACCATCCTACCCTTTTTTAAGTTTTCAGGTGAAGAGGTATAGGACGATCTGGACTGTTGATGTTTCCAGGGGTTGTACCAAAGAAATTTCAGTGCTAAATTGTTTGCACCAGATATTCTCGCGTGCGCGGAGAGGTGATGGTGTGTGCTTACGAGGAACCCAGAATGCCCCCAACATTGCTAGTTCTCCAACTTGTTTACAACTAATTTATTGCGTTCTAAGCAATGTCTCAAATCATGTACAGTAGTTCGCTATAGCGGGTTTTAAGAGATGTGATATTTTGTCACAACAGTTTTGCTGGAGGAATTGACATatacacatgtggtaagcaattcaaactTTATTTTTTAAACACAGTACAATCGAAGCAATTCAAACTACTGAAAAAACACAAGGGAGTGCACATGAGTAGGTAGGAGTTTACCTACAAATACGTCCGAGTATTCACTCCCAGTCGACGCACATTTATGTTGATGGAGACATGACATGACTAGCTTTTGTGCAGCCGTATGTACCTTGCATGCATTGCATACTCATCCACCAATCAGATGCACGAACGGTGCGTACGCCCGCGCTCATCTCCTATATAAGTAGGACCGATCAACAGCGCTCCTCCATCTATCTCTCTGTGAGCTAGTGTGTGAGCCTGAGCTGCACGCACTCCATGGAGATGGAAGGCAAGAGGAGTGTGATCCTCCTCCTGGTCCTGGGTGCGGTCCTCGTGCTAGGGACCTTGCTGCCACAGGTCCAAGCAGAGGCGGCCGCTGACcctggcgacgacgacgacgacgatcacCGGAAGGTGTGCTGCCACGACAAGGAAGCGAGCTATTGCTTCTCCTTCTGCACCCACGGCAGCTCCACCCCCAAGCTCAGAACATGGTGCGCGGACAACTGCTGCTGTGTGCTCACCATGGACTCAACATGTCCGCCTCGCTGCACAAGCTCCAGCCTCACGTTCACCAACCATGCTGCAGGTAAGCAAGCTGCCGATCGAGCTCCACCTTAATTTGCGCTAACTTCATCCATACTGTTCAAAGGCCCAGTAAATCTTGTCAGGAGTCAGGTTAATCAACATCATTCACACCGTTACACATATTGTTCCACTGTTAGTGTTAAGCCAAATCTAGAGATAGTCTTCTCCTAAAAAGGATGTCAGCTGAATTTGATGGAAAATGTTCCACAGTGCCCTCCGGCTTGCTGCCACCGGCCCAAGCAGAGGCCGCCGCCACTGGTGGTGACAGAAAGAAGATCTGCTGCCACGACGAGGACGAGAGCCTTTGCCTCTCCGGCTGCCTCGAACA comes from Triticum aestivum cultivar Chinese Spring chromosome 5B, IWGSC CS RefSeq v2.1, whole genome shotgun sequence and encodes:
- the LOC123117356 gene encoding keratin-associated protein 9-4 → MEMEGKRSVILLLVLGAVLVLGTLLPQVQAEAAADPGDDDDDDHRKVCCHDKEASYCFSFCTHGSSTPKLRTWCADNCCCVLTMDSTCPPRCTSSSLTFTNHAAVPSGLLPPAQAEAAATGGDRKKICCHDEDESLCLSGCLEQHGSGDAARTSCARDCCCVFTWSATCPRRCKSSNLLLTNTVIVDGSEDTRGGAA